The Prochlorococcus marinus str. MIT 9301 genome segment AAAATGCTGATGAAATTTGGATTTATTTAAGGGGCGATCCTCTGAATTTATGGTGCCTAGATAATGATAATAAGTTAATAAGAAATTTAATTTTAGATTCCAATAATCCAGTAGAAATGATCCCATCTGGATATTGGCAAGCTGCAAAAAGTACAGGCGAATTTACTTTAGTGAGTTGTTGTGTTGGCCCTGGCTTTGATTTTAAGGATTTTGAATTACTCAGAAATACAAATCATACTTCTAGATTGGATAAAGCAATTAATGATCTTATTTGAGACATTTTTTTGTTTATATTTTTGAAATTATCCTCTAGATTTATAAGGCTACTCAATCAATCTATATTTAATGAATCAAAATTCTGTCAAAACAATTGGTATTTATGATGAACCAAGGAAAGATTCATACTTAGTGTATGTAAATCAGGCTGATGGATTAAAAGGCATCCTTAATAGGGATTTTGATGAATGGTCGAATTTTGATAGTTGGGAAAGTATTTCAGTTCAGCAATGGATTTTTTCAAGAGCTTTAGAGGTTTTCAGAGGTAAGAAAATTGATATTAAATGCGACTGTTGTGAACATAATGATTTAATCCCAAATGATTTTGAGAGTATTAAAAAAGAAAAATGTTTTGGCAAAAAAAGTGCTTTCATGATTGAAAAAGTTGTAGATGAAATTGTATTAGCTAAGGCAAGAAGAGAAAGTGATGGAACATATTCTGCGTAAGATTCATAAATATCTATGGAGTGAAAAATCTTTTATTTAAAAGTGAAAATTATCAGAAGAGCCAATCGTTAAATTTCTAGTGGACATCTTATGGAACTTATAGTGTACCGAATCACTGAACTCCTTTTCATCTGAGTAATTCACAAGATCCACTGGGTCGATGTTTTCATCGAACCATGCATCATATTCAATATGGTTTGGTTCAGCAAAATAACTCATATCCAATTAATAGCTTTCAAAAAACATATAAACGGTACAAGCGATACCAAATTAACATTCTTAATTTTTAGATAATTCATATTTTTAACTTTTTCATAAAGATTAGTTGCTAGAAAGATAGAAGAAATATCTATAAATTAATGTCTCTAGATACAACCATGGTTTCTATCCATCCCCACTTCACAATCAAGGATGGGAAGATGGACCAGTGCATAGCTCTTTTAGAAGAAATTTTGGTACTGACAAAAGCTAATGAACCTGACTGTCTTTTTTTTAATATCACTTCTTGCGGTTCAAATAAGGCTTATGTAAGAGAGGCATATAAAGATGGTGCCGCCGCTTTATTTCATCTCAAAAATATGGGACATATGATTCCCAAGCTTTTTGAAGTGTCAGATATTACTGTGCAGGTCCAAGGCCCCGCCAAGGAGATTGAACCCTTGAAGGAAATACTGCCAGACGCTGATTTCTACGAAGCAATATCTGGATTCTGATTTAGGTTGTATACATTGACAGTCGATCGCTAGGGGCTTTTAGCCCCCTTTTTATTTAGGAATTCAAAATAAATTAATCTTCCCTTTACTTATATCAAGTAACTATATTATCAGCTCAAATATTATTTTTATGGCATCAACTTTTTATATTGTTCATCATGAATTTAAGGCAGGAAAAGCCGAAAAATGGTGGGATACAGCTTATGCGGCAATGTCACCAGGTGGTGGATGGGATGATGCGGTAGCAGCTAATAAAGAAAAAGGATTTTTTAACCATTCTGCAAATGCCGTAACTAAAACTGGTCCTGTATATTGTTTTTGGGAAGTAAAAGAGGGTATTTCAGCTGAGGAGTTTCAAGAGTTTATAGACGGCCCCTCTGGACCAGGTTTCGGACAAGATGCTCTGATGAATATCTGTAAACCAATTGACATATCATTAATGAATGGACAAACACCTTATCCACCAGTTTTTTCTTGATTATTGACAGTCGATCTAAGATAAGAAGAAATTAGCCTTTTGTTATGACTATTGAAACTACTGTTTTCACCTTTAAACTTTCAAATACATTTGAGGAGTGGGTAAAAATGTTTGATAGTCCAGAGATAGATGAATTTCATAAAACGGTAGGACTTACTCCTCTATATCGTGGCAAAAGTTTAATTGATCCAAAAGAAGTTATTGTTATTCATCAAGCTGAAGAAGGTGTGGCTAAGCATGTTTTTTCAGATCCTGAAACCATTAAGAATATAGAATCTGGAGGACATATTTATAGCACAACGAAAATCACAAGTTGGGTTTCTGATTAGTCGAAAAAGTAACTATGCAAATTTATACAAGTTTAATGCGGAACAGGAGTCCCATATAAGATCTTTAAAAACTAAATTAGGATATAGCTGATTTTAGGATAAGAGTATTAAGTAATTAGTTCGACTAAATTATTAATAAGAGTCTGAGTGCAAGCGGTAACCACAAGCATAGAAGAAGCATTAGTAAAAGAGTAATAGCATGGATATTTGGAATGTAATGCTCTTTTAAAATTTGTGTTTTCATAATTTATCTCGCCTTCTTAAGTTTGATTTCTCTTCTGATAAGCAACGCTATTACCACAACACACATGTTCATTAGAAATACGTCTAATGGCATTTTCTAAAAAAGTCTCTATTTAATTAATAGCAAGATTATTGATCTACGAATCAAGAGATGATTACAAATGTTTATTGGCTTAATAAAAAGGAATTTAAAATTAAATTTATGCTTAAATATCTCAATTCACATAACTATTAAATGGCTTATTCAGAAACAAGAATAGTAATAGGCGGTCTAGCTCATGTACCTGTTCTTATTTTTATAGCCAATTTTGTTAAAGGTAAGTTTGGGATTAAAACTGAAGAGACAAAAGATACTGTAGTCAAAGGAGAGCCAGTTAAAATTATTGGGGTAAAAGATACTGTAGTTAAAGAAGGAAAAGCAGAAGCTATAAAAGAAATCTCTAGTAAGCTGGACAGTATCGAAAAGAAGGCTGATAAACTTTATGAAAAGGTAAAGAAGAAAAAAAAGGATAAGAAGAAGAAAAAAAAGAATAACTAGATTGAGATCCTATCAAGCACTAATATGTCTTGAGCTTGGATTGTATCTCTCTTATCTTCATCTTCGGGATCTTTATAAGATTCAATTTCAGCTTGAATTTTTCTCTTGTAAACTCCTTTGATATAGTCCATTTCTCTTTTGTCTTTGTCCAGAATTGAGAATGGTGATCTTTTTAAGTTCATAACTTTCTCCTAAAAAAATAAATTTAATCAGCTCCAGTTTTTATCAGATTCAACAAAGCTATCCAATGTTTGCTGATTCCTGATTTCTTCTTCAAGAAGTTCTTCTTCTGATCTTTCTTCAATCTCAGATTTATAATCTTCTTTTAGTGTGGATTTCGTAGACATTTGCTCATGACGACTACATCTATGTTCTAACTAGTTAGAGAAGCCATTCGACTAATAAATATGTACGGTTTGAGGTACTCCCATATACGGATAAAAGATCAACAATTTAATTTAAATATGGATAAAAAGTATGAAATTTTGATCAATTTTTGCCTTTAAGAATCATCAATAAAGGTAGACCAATAAGCATCAAACTCCCATCAATTAATAAAAAAGTATTCAGGTTCATTTATCCATTCCTTCTGGGGTATCCCAATTTAGAAAAATCCCTTTTTTAATTGGTTGTCTTTTCATATCATCCATCTCTTTTCTGATTTTGTTGTAGTAGGCCAACTCCTCTGGATCATCAGAACCAAGACCATAATTCATGATTGCTGCAATATATATTTTGTGCATCCGGTATGACGATAGTGGCATTACTAAAAGCAAATTATTTTAAATATATTTGAATTCTAGTTAAAATGCTTATCTACGAGATCTCAGTTATATTAATCAATTGCTCAAGTGCCCTCGTCGGGACTTGAACCCGAGACCTCTCCCTTACCAAGGGAGTGCTCTACCGCTGAGCTACAAGGGCAATTTTAAAGTGGGCCGGGTTGGATTTGAACCAACGTAGGCAGAGCCAGCGGATTTACAGTCCGCCCCCTTTAACCACTCGGGCACCGACCCCCACTATTTGAACTTATCAGTTAATGGACACTTTGTGTGAAATTGTTTTGGTTTTTTTGTTTCTTTCTAGATAGCATTTGTAAAGAAAAGACTTTATTGATGATGAATATTTTATTGATAAATGGACCAAATCTTAATCTTTTGGGCACTAGAGAACCTGAAATATATGGTAATAAAACATTGAGTGATATAGAAAAAGATTTAACTAAAGTTGCTAAAGAAAAAAGTATTAATCTTGAATGTTTTCAAAGTAATCACGAAGGAGAAATAGTAGATAAAATTCAGGAGTCTGTAAAAAGTATCCAAGGTATTCTTATAAATGCTGGTGCTTTTACTCATACCTCGATTTCTATTCGTGATGCTTTAATTGGATCGAAAATTCCTTTTGTAGAGTTACATATTTCAAATATTTTCAGTAGAGAAGATTTTCGTAAAGAATCTTTTCTTACAGATAAAGCTATAGGAATTATTAGTGGATTCGGCATATCAAGTTATTCCTTAGCTCTTGAAGGAATTATTGGATATTTGAGTATTAAAGATTAAATGCTAGTCGATTTTAAAAGGCCCACTTCTCATATTAAATATTTATCGTCATTTACCTCAGATGAGTGGATCAA includes the following:
- a CDS encoding DUF3764 family protein — protein: MTIETTVFTFKLSNTFEEWVKMFDSPEIDEFHKTVGLTPLYRGKSLIDPKEVIVIHQAEEGVAKHVFSDPETIKNIESGGHIYSTTKITSWVSD
- the aroQ gene encoding type II 3-dehydroquinate dehydratase, which gives rise to MNILLINGPNLNLLGTREPEIYGNKTLSDIEKDLTKVAKEKSINLECFQSNHEGEIVDKIQESVKSIQGILINAGAFTHTSISIRDALIGSKIPFVELHISNIFSREDFRKESFLTDKAIGIISGFGISSYSLALEGIIGYLSIKD
- a CDS encoding cupin domain-containing protein — its product is MNSNKKNIEIIKQFNLSPHPEGGWFREIVRSENSLIREDGQSRNFITGIYYLLERDAKSAWHRVKNADEIWIYLRGDPLNLWCLDNDNKLIRNLILDSNNPVEMIPSGYWQAAKSTGEFTLVSCCVGPGFDFKDFELLRNTNHTSRLDKAINDLI